One segment of Candidatus Polarisedimenticolaceae bacterium DNA contains the following:
- a CDS encoding ECF-type sigma factor, with the protein MTLLLREIRAGNREAFDRLVPLVYGELRGMAHAHLRRRGGGRTLDTTGLVHEAWIKMAGQQGLDVHDRGHFLAVSAHAMRQVLVDLARSRAAAKRRGGERVTFDENVAAGELEVEALLDIDRALDRLRAHDERLGRVVECRYFAGLSEEETALAMGVSLRTAQRDWLRARAWLREELSA; encoded by the coding sequence GTGACGCTCCTGCTCCGGGAGATCCGGGCGGGGAATCGGGAGGCGTTCGACCGCCTCGTGCCGCTCGTCTACGGCGAGCTGCGGGGGATGGCCCACGCGCACCTGCGCCGGCGGGGCGGGGGGCGAACCCTCGACACCACCGGGCTCGTGCACGAGGCCTGGATCAAGATGGCGGGCCAGCAGGGGCTCGATGTCCACGACCGCGGCCATTTCCTCGCCGTCAGCGCCCACGCGATGCGGCAGGTCCTCGTCGACCTGGCCCGATCGCGCGCGGCGGCGAAGCGCCGCGGCGGGGAACGGGTCACCTTCGACGAGAACGTCGCGGCCGGCGAGCTCGAGGTCGAGGCGCTGCTCGACATCGACCGCGCCCTCGACCGCCTGCGGGCGCACGACGAGCGGCTGGGGCGGGTCGTCGAGTGCCGCTACTTCGCCGGCCTGAGCGAGGAGGAGACGGCGCTGGCGATGGGCGTGTCCTTGCGTACGGCCCAGCGGGACTGGCTGCGCGCGCGGGCTTGGCTGCGCGAGGAGCTGTCGGCATGA
- a CDS encoding efflux RND transporter permease subunit, translating into MKITDLFVKRPVLAAVVSLVILIAGLQSIRSLSVRQYPRSDIAVVRVTTAYVGANADLVRGFISTPLERVIASADGIDYMESSSAQGVSTITVHLKLNYDTDSALTQIQAKVAQVRNDLPPEAEAPIIELETADNQFAAMYIGFASSDLDQNQITDYLTRVVQPRLSAINGVQRADILGDRTFAMRVWLDPDKMAARGIAPSQVRDALARNNYLSALGKTKGSMVSVNLVANTDLQSAEEFRRLVVKEDAGGVVRLGDIADVVLGAENYDEDVRFNGQTATFMGIWVLPTANSLDVIGKVREAIPDIRAQLPAGMEVGIPYDSTAYIRDAIQEVLSTLLETLLIVVVVIFLFLGSLRSVIIPVVAIPISLVGAVFLMAVAGFTINLLTLLAVVLSVGLVVDDAIVMVENIERHLQRGETAFRAALLGARELVGPIIAMTITLAAVYTPVALQGGLTGTLFREFALTLAGAVVVSGIVALTLSPMMGSKLLRAGDSHRGFAGMINRHFDVVRSKYAALLEGTLAYRPVVLTFWVLFTALAVPFYLFSMNELAPSEDQGVVFGIVQASPNATLDQTTLYTAKVDEVFRSYPETGNTFQIVSPVGGFGGMTLKPWSEREKTAAQLQVEAAAEISKIPGVRVIPLTPPALPGGGDFPVDFVIASTAEPERLAEFAGALVGKAFESGMFFFADADLKFDQPQAEVVFDRDKVRSLGVDLSQAGQDLSTMLSGNYVNRFSIQGRSYKVIPQVQRADRLTPEQLTQIHVTGPGGKLVPLSTFATLKTTTEPRELKRFQQLNAVRIQGAIPPNVPLDQALKVLENEAAKILPAGFTVDYAGQSRQLRTEGSKFLGVFLLSAVLIYLVLAAQFESFRDPFIILAGSVPLAVSGALMFSFLGLTTLNIYSQVGLITLVGLIAKNAILIVEFANHLQEQGRDKVRAVVEAAGTRLRPILMTTAATVAGHFPLILATGPGAGARNSIGIMLVSGMIIGTAFTLFVVPSIYVLVARRHEAAVAETDEAVEELPATAA; encoded by the coding sequence ATGAAGATCACCGATCTCTTCGTCAAGCGGCCCGTCCTCGCCGCGGTCGTCAGCCTCGTGATCCTGATCGCGGGGTTGCAGTCGATCCGCTCGCTTTCGGTCCGCCAGTATCCGCGCAGCGACATCGCGGTCGTCCGCGTGACGACCGCGTACGTCGGCGCGAACGCCGACCTCGTGCGCGGGTTCATCTCGACGCCGCTCGAGCGGGTGATCGCATCGGCCGACGGCATCGACTACATGGAGTCGTCGAGCGCCCAGGGCGTGAGCACGATCACCGTCCACCTGAAGCTCAACTACGACACGGACTCGGCGCTCACGCAGATTCAGGCCAAGGTCGCCCAGGTGAGGAACGACCTCCCCCCCGAGGCCGAGGCGCCGATCATCGAGCTCGAGACCGCGGACAACCAGTTCGCGGCGATGTACATCGGCTTCGCGTCCTCCGACCTCGACCAGAACCAGATCACCGACTACCTGACCCGCGTGGTGCAGCCCCGGCTCTCCGCGATCAACGGCGTCCAGCGCGCCGACATCCTCGGGGACCGGACGTTCGCCATGCGCGTGTGGCTCGACCCGGACAAGATGGCGGCGCGCGGCATCGCCCCGTCCCAGGTCCGCGACGCCCTCGCGCGGAACAACTACCTCTCGGCCCTCGGCAAGACCAAGGGCTCGATGGTGTCGGTGAACCTCGTCGCGAACACCGACCTGCAGTCGGCGGAGGAGTTCCGCCGCCTCGTGGTGAAGGAGGACGCCGGCGGGGTCGTCCGGCTCGGCGACATCGCGGACGTCGTGCTCGGCGCGGAGAACTACGACGAGGACGTGCGCTTCAACGGCCAGACCGCCACGTTCATGGGGATCTGGGTCCTGCCGACCGCGAACTCCCTCGACGTCATCGGCAAGGTGCGCGAGGCGATCCCGGACATCCGCGCCCAGCTCCCGGCCGGGATGGAGGTCGGGATCCCGTACGACTCCACCGCCTACATCCGCGACGCCATCCAGGAGGTCCTGAGCACCCTGCTCGAGACGCTCCTCATCGTCGTCGTGGTGATCTTCCTCTTCCTCGGCTCGCTGCGCTCGGTGATCATCCCCGTCGTCGCGATCCCGATCTCGCTCGTCGGCGCCGTGTTCCTCATGGCGGTCGCGGGGTTCACGATCAACCTGCTCACGCTCCTCGCGGTCGTGCTCTCGGTCGGCCTCGTGGTCGACGACGCGATCGTGATGGTGGAGAACATCGAACGGCACCTGCAGCGCGGCGAGACGGCCTTCCGCGCGGCGCTCCTGGGAGCGCGCGAGCTCGTCGGACCGATCATCGCCATGACGATCACCCTCGCGGCCGTGTACACCCCGGTCGCGCTCCAGGGCGGGCTCACCGGCACCCTCTTCCGCGAGTTCGCGCTCACGCTCGCGGGCGCCGTCGTCGTTTCGGGCATCGTCGCCCTGACCCTCTCCCCGATGATGGGCTCGAAGCTCCTGCGCGCCGGCGACTCGCACCGCGGGTTCGCGGGGATGATCAACCGTCACTTCGACGTCGTGCGCTCGAAGTACGCGGCGCTGCTCGAGGGGACGCTCGCGTACCGGCCGGTGGTGCTCACCTTCTGGGTCCTGTTCACGGCGCTCGCCGTCCCCTTCTACCTGTTCTCCATGAACGAGCTCGCGCCCAGCGAGGACCAGGGGGTCGTCTTCGGCATCGTGCAGGCTTCGCCGAACGCGACGCTCGACCAGACGACGCTCTACACCGCGAAGGTCGACGAGGTGTTCCGCTCCTACCCCGAGACCGGGAACACCTTCCAGATCGTCTCGCCCGTGGGCGGCTTCGGGGGCATGACCCTCAAGCCCTGGAGCGAGCGCGAGAAGACCGCCGCGCAGCTCCAGGTCGAGGCCGCGGCGGAGATCTCCAAGATCCCCGGCGTCCGCGTCATCCCCCTGACCCCGCCCGCGCTCCCCGGCGGCGGGGATTTCCCCGTCGATTTCGTGATCGCCTCGACCGCGGAGCCCGAGCGCCTCGCGGAGTTCGCGGGGGCGCTCGTCGGCAAGGCGTTCGAGAGCGGGATGTTCTTCTTCGCCGACGCCGATCTGAAGTTCGACCAGCCCCAGGCCGAGGTCGTCTTCGACCGCGACAAGGTCCGCTCGCTCGGCGTCGATCTCAGCCAGGCCGGCCAGGACCTCTCGACCATGCTCAGCGGGAACTACGTGAACCGCTTCAGCATCCAGGGACGCAGCTACAAGGTCATCCCGCAGGTCCAGCGGGCGGATCGGCTCACCCCCGAGCAGCTCACCCAGATCCACGTCACCGGGCCCGGCGGCAAGCTCGTGCCGCTGTCCACCTTCGCGACCCTCAAGACGACGACCGAGCCTCGGGAGCTCAAGCGCTTCCAGCAGCTCAACGCCGTGCGCATCCAGGGGGCGATCCCGCCCAACGTGCCGCTCGACCAGGCGCTCAAGGTCCTCGAGAACGAGGCGGCGAAGATCCTCCCCGCCGGGTTCACGGTCGACTACGCGGGACAGTCGCGGCAGCTGCGCACGGAGGGGAGCAAGTTCCTCGGCGTGTTCCTCCTCTCGGCGGTCCTGATCTACCTCGTGCTCGCCGCGCAGTTCGAGAGCTTCCGCGACCCCTTCATCATCCTCGCCGGCTCGGTGCCGCTCGCGGTATCGGGGGCGCTGATGTTCTCGTTCCTGGGGCTCACGACCCTCAACATCTACAGCCAGGTGGGGCTCATCACCCTCGTCGGGCTGATCGCCAAGAACGCGATCCTGATCGTCGAGTTCGCCAATCACCTGCAGGAGCAGGGGCGCGACAAGGTGCGCGCGGTCGTCGAGGCGGCGGGAACCCGCCTGCGGCCGATCCTCATGACCACGGCGGCGACGGTCGCGGGGCACTTCCCCCTGATCCTCGCCACGGGGCCGGGCGCGGGCGCCCGGAACAGCATCGGCATCATGCTCGTCAGCGGGATGATCATCGGCACCGCGTTCACCCTGTTCGTGGTGCCGTCGATCTACGTGCTCGTCGCCCGGAGACACGAAGCGGCGGTCGCCGAAACCGACGAGGCGGTCGAGGAGCTTCCCGCGACGGCGGCGTGA
- a CDS encoding efflux RND transporter periplasmic adaptor subunit, with protein MAKRMMILLIAMGVFTVALGFVKYQQIRAAIAGAASFAPPPEAVTTLLAKEEPWNESLSAIGSLAAVQGVTVSSDLPGIVSRIAFDSGKVVAKGDVLVELDTKQEQAQLRAAEAERELARLSLERVRGLHDKGVTSRAELDSAEAGFKSADARLGEIRATIDRKTIRAPFSGVLGIRQVNLGQYLNSGDPVVPLQSLDPIYVNFSLPQQEIEHLKLGIEVAVRSDGVPPIEVRGRVNAVDSVVDEATRNVRVQATIPNPDRKLHPGMFVETRIEVGQVGSALVIPASSILYAPYGDSVFIVEEMKAPTGGTYLGVRQQFVKLGPARGDQVSVLSGLKAGEQVVTSGAFKLRNGAAVQVNNQVQPSNDPAPKPQES; from the coding sequence ATGGCCAAGCGCATGATGATCCTGCTGATCGCGATGGGGGTGTTCACCGTCGCGCTCGGTTTCGTGAAGTACCAGCAGATCCGGGCCGCGATCGCCGGAGCCGCCTCCTTCGCGCCCCCTCCCGAAGCGGTCACGACCCTGCTCGCGAAGGAGGAGCCCTGGAACGAGTCGCTCAGCGCGATCGGCAGCCTCGCCGCCGTGCAGGGCGTCACCGTGAGCTCCGATCTCCCCGGGATCGTCTCCCGCATCGCGTTCGACTCCGGCAAGGTGGTGGCGAAGGGGGACGTCCTCGTCGAGCTCGACACCAAGCAGGAGCAGGCGCAGCTTCGCGCGGCGGAGGCCGAGCGCGAGCTCGCGCGGCTGAGCCTCGAGCGGGTGCGCGGCCTGCACGACAAGGGGGTCACCTCGCGCGCCGAGCTCGACTCCGCCGAGGCCGGCTTCAAGTCCGCCGACGCGCGGCTGGGCGAGATCCGCGCGACGATCGATCGCAAGACGATCCGCGCGCCGTTCTCGGGGGTCCTGGGCATCCGACAGGTCAACCTCGGCCAGTACCTGAACAGCGGCGACCCCGTGGTGCCGCTGCAGTCGCTCGACCCGATCTACGTCAACTTCTCGCTCCCGCAGCAGGAGATCGAGCACCTGAAGCTCGGGATCGAGGTCGCCGTGCGCTCGGACGGCGTCCCGCCGATCGAGGTCCGCGGCCGCGTCAACGCGGTCGACTCGGTCGTCGACGAGGCGACGCGCAACGTCCGCGTCCAGGCGACGATCCCGAACCCGGACCGGAAGCTCCACCCGGGGATGTTCGTCGAGACCCGGATCGAGGTCGGCCAGGTCGGCTCGGCGCTCGTGATTCCGGCCTCCTCGATCCTCTACGCCCCCTACGGCGACTCCGTGTTCATCGTCGAGGAGATGAAGGCCCCCACGGGCGGCACCTATCTCGGCGTCCGCCAGCAGTTCGTGAAGCTCGGGCCGGCCCGCGGCGACCAGGTCTCGGTGCTGTCCGGGCTCAAGGCCGGGGAGCAGGTCGTGACCTCCGGCGCGTTCAAGCTCCGCAACGGCGCCGCCGTCCAGGTCAACAACCAGGTGCAGCCGTCGAACGACCCGGCGCCCAAGCCCCAGGAGAGCTGA
- a CDS encoding TolC family protein: protein MILAASSAATAWSLTLSDAVASALHKNENLRVERESFAIADADLLGAQGAYDPTLGANASWRQASEPLNSSFTGAPEGELASTQESVSGDASVTQRLKSGGSVVVRTSLVRTTSNDIYTLLTPAYDTAVGVEFRQPLLRGREVDESRLALTVAGTERGRAGASLRREVIETVAAVERAYWSLVAAREEVGVREESLALAEQQLADTKIRIDNGAAPVTEAAQPKAEIERRRGELLAARENVSRLESALKVLILSDADADAWTRSVVPADHADVRPMELDVAAAMEQALASRPELEEAAAAAERRKAETAFAANTVKPALDAFVSYDRYGLAGTALNPSLNERVQGGLGRSYSVLGDGDLDDARVGLSLTVSLGNRSAKAASLAARSAERRAEAELASARNSVRGEVLDAVAAVRTALQRHEAARAERESAEVQLGAERDRFAVGYSTNFLVLTRQNDLARARLAEISSRTDYQIAGTELARVTGFLLKQRGIEWQEALGVE from the coding sequence GTGATCCTGGCTGCCTCTTCGGCGGCTACTGCATGGTCGCTCACGCTTTCCGACGCCGTCGCGAGCGCCCTTCATAAGAATGAGAATCTCCGCGTCGAGCGGGAGTCGTTCGCCATCGCGGATGCGGACTTGCTCGGGGCGCAGGGCGCCTACGATCCGACCCTCGGCGCCAACGCGTCGTGGCGCCAGGCCAGCGAACCCCTGAATTCTTCCTTCACAGGCGCCCCGGAAGGGGAGCTCGCGTCGACCCAGGAGTCGGTCTCCGGTGACGCTTCGGTGACACAACGGCTGAAGTCCGGCGGCTCGGTCGTCGTGCGCACGTCGCTCGTCCGGACGACGAGCAACGACATCTACACCCTCCTGACCCCGGCCTACGACACCGCGGTCGGAGTGGAGTTCCGGCAGCCGTTGCTCCGGGGCCGGGAGGTGGACGAGTCGCGCCTCGCGCTGACCGTCGCCGGCACCGAGCGCGGGCGGGCGGGGGCCTCGCTCCGACGCGAGGTGATCGAGACGGTCGCCGCCGTCGAGCGCGCCTACTGGTCGCTCGTCGCCGCCCGGGAGGAAGTGGGGGTCCGCGAGGAATCCCTCGCCCTCGCCGAGCAGCAGCTCGCCGACACGAAGATCCGGATCGACAACGGCGCCGCGCCGGTCACCGAAGCGGCGCAGCCCAAGGCGGAGATCGAGCGTCGCCGGGGGGAGCTTCTGGCGGCGCGGGAGAACGTCTCGCGCCTCGAGAGCGCGCTCAAGGTGCTGATCCTCTCCGACGCGGACGCCGACGCGTGGACCCGGTCGGTGGTTCCCGCGGATCACGCCGACGTGCGGCCGATGGAGCTCGACGTCGCCGCGGCGATGGAGCAGGCTCTGGCGTCGCGCCCCGAGCTCGAGGAGGCCGCCGCGGCGGCCGAGCGGCGCAAGGCCGAGACCGCGTTCGCGGCGAACACGGTGAAGCCCGCGCTCGACGCCTTCGTCTCCTACGACCGCTACGGCCTCGCGGGGACCGCACTCAACCCCTCCCTGAACGAGCGGGTCCAGGGCGGGCTCGGGCGCTCGTATTCCGTCCTCGGCGACGGCGATCTCGACGACGCCCGTGTGGGGCTGTCGCTGACCGTGTCGCTGGGGAACCGGTCCGCGAAGGCGGCGAGCCTGGCCGCCCGGAGCGCCGAGCGCCGGGCCGAGGCGGAGCTGGCGAGCGCCCGCAACTCCGTCCGGGGGGAGGTCCTGGATGCGGTCGCCGCCGTCCGCACCGCGCTCCAGCGCCACGAGGCGGCACGGGCCGAGCGGGAGTCGGCCGAGGTGCAGCTCGGCGCGGAAAGGGACCGCTTCGCGGTCGGGTATTCCACGAATTTCCTGGTGCTGACGCGTCAAAACGACCTGGCCCGCGCGAGACTCGCGGAGATCTCCTCGCGAACGGACTACCAGATCGCGGGCACGGAGTTGGCACGCGTGACGGGTTTTCTGCTGAAACAGCGTGGTATCGAGTGGCAAGAAGCACTCGGGGTCGAGTGA
- a CDS encoding c(7)-type cytochrome triheme domain-containing protein, with protein MRGVRTIALAGLVAVVGGDVLGWNFEDPADHGRVVLKQRAAKAGMQPAQFDHWRHRARYTCRLCHVDVGFAMEVKGTGITAETNRSGFHCGACHNGTTAFASCGERPAAGSGSTCERCHTRGDAERRKQDYESFARDLPRRGVASAVDWEAAEAAGSIRPLDFMDGISIPRPPLKMDKDVTIASRAWMTDVRFSHLKHAVWNGCEVCHPDIFPNRAGAERMSMLEISSGKSCGACHRRVAFPLGECERCHRNEVR; from the coding sequence ATGCGAGGGGTGCGGACGATCGCCCTGGCGGGTCTCGTCGCCGTCGTCGGCGGCGACGTCCTCGGGTGGAATTTCGAGGACCCGGCCGACCACGGCCGCGTCGTCCTCAAGCAGCGTGCGGCGAAGGCGGGGATGCAGCCGGCCCAGTTCGACCACTGGCGCCATCGCGCGCGCTACACCTGCCGCCTGTGCCACGTGGACGTGGGCTTCGCGATGGAGGTGAAGGGAACCGGGATCACCGCGGAGACGAACCGGAGCGGGTTCCACTGCGGCGCCTGCCACAACGGGACGACGGCGTTCGCCTCCTGCGGGGAGCGCCCGGCGGCGGGTTCCGGATCGACCTGCGAACGTTGCCACACCCGCGGCGACGCCGAACGGAGGAAGCAGGACTACGAGTCGTTCGCGCGGGACCTCCCCCGCCGGGGCGTCGCGTCGGCGGTGGACTGGGAAGCCGCGGAGGCGGCGGGGTCGATCCGTCCCCTCGACTTCATGGACGGGATCTCCATCCCGCGCCCCCCGCTGAAGATGGACAAGGACGTCACGATCGCGTCGCGCGCCTGGATGACCGACGTGCGGTTCTCCCACCTGAAGCACGCCGTCTGGAACGGCTGCGAGGTCTGCCACCCGGACATCTTCCCCAACCGCGCCGGAGCCGAGCGGATGTCGATGCTCGAGATCTCCTCGGGGAAGTCCTGCGGGGCCTGCCATCGTCGCGTCGCGTTCCCCCTCGGGGAGTGCGAGAGGTGCCACCGCAACGAAGTTCGCTGA